One Nitrosopumilus piranensis genomic region harbors:
- a CDS encoding ATPase V, producing the protein MASLEKTVLQLRKKQQESTKLRKKAEKQLKEVLSAQRRSSSGLNSIDRKIESEKEDVSDVSGVLNQKNSQLESIERLVQAAEERLSREKEAIEQTKQEIEFSENPEEKQNAEARLRSLEDHVEELNSEIKSRQKTAKKIANDVAKFDTIKSKISTKIQKQSQSKPSLRETMVSSKKAAEKFVKELERRKKSEDSAKKALEKAASKLKELLSKRKKSPKKKPARKTASKKKPARKTASKKKPARKTASKKKPARKTASKKKPARKTASKKKPARKTASKKKPARKTASKKKPARKTASKKKRKR; encoded by the coding sequence TTGGCATCATTAGAAAAAACAGTTTTACAACTACGCAAAAAGCAGCAAGAATCTACTAAACTAAGAAAAAAAGCTGAAAAACAGCTCAAGGAGGTTCTATCTGCTCAAAGACGTTCATCTTCTGGTCTTAACTCTATTGATAGAAAAATAGAATCTGAGAAAGAAGATGTTTCAGATGTCTCTGGTGTTCTTAATCAAAAAAATTCTCAATTAGAAAGTATTGAAAGATTAGTTCAGGCAGCTGAAGAGAGATTATCTAGAGAAAAAGAGGCAATTGAGCAGACAAAGCAGGAAATTGAATTTTCTGAAAATCCTGAAGAAAAACAAAATGCTGAGGCAAGACTACGCTCACTTGAAGACCATGTTGAGGAGTTAAACTCTGAAATTAAAAGTAGGCAAAAAACTGCCAAAAAAATTGCTAATGATGTTGCCAAATTTGATACAATAAAATCAAAGATTTCAACTAAAATTCAAAAGCAATCTCAATCAAAGCCCTCCCTACGTGAGACAATGGTATCTAGTAAAAAAGCAGCAGAAAAATTTGTTAAAGAATTAGAAAGACGAAAAAAGTCTGAGGATTCTGCCAAAAAAGCATTAGAAAAAGCTGCATCAAAACTAAAAGAACTTTTGTCTAAGCGAAAAAAATCTCCTAAAAAGAAACCAGCAAGAAAGACTGCATCTAAAAAGAAACCAGCAAGAAAGACTGCATCTAAAAAGAAACCAGCAAGAAAGACTGCATCTAAAAAGAAACCAGCAAGAAAGACTGCATCTAAAAAGAAACCAGCAAGAAAGACTGCATCTAAAAAGAAACCAGCAAGAAAGACTGCATCTAAAAAGAAACCAGCAAGAAAGACTGCATCTAAAAAGAAACCAGCAAGAAAGACTGCATCTAAAAAGAAAAGAAAACGTTAG
- a CDS encoding phosphatase PAP2 family protein gives MQSWLFDIRSRSFVLLTILFLILTGLVYSGITESFDQSIISFFSQNVGNPTLDIIMQYVTESGDVFNMLIFGILMLLIPKTRRIGITLMILIVLTTLLTGYIKCGVDRDRPDFDYEGVEFPVEISRDTFALFCEGGFDASYPSGHAARAMIFGIILGYALSERFPRGAYLMFLYPAMISLSRIYVLQHYPMDVIGGTVIGIMLAGVMANRTKLYKIFEKSKT, from the coding sequence TTGCAAAGCTGGCTTTTTGATATTAGGTCTCGTTCATTTGTATTGCTGACAATTTTATTTTTGATTCTGACAGGATTGGTGTATTCAGGAATCACTGAAAGTTTTGATCAAAGTATTATTTCGTTTTTCTCTCAAAATGTTGGAAACCCTACACTTGACATCATAATGCAATATGTGACTGAAAGTGGTGATGTCTTTAACATGTTAATTTTTGGAATTTTGATGTTACTTATTCCTAAAACACGAAGAATAGGAATTACTCTTATGATTCTAATTGTATTGACTACTCTTCTAACTGGATACATAAAATGTGGAGTTGACCGTGATAGACCTGACTTTGATTATGAAGGTGTGGAATTTCCCGTAGAAATTAGCCGTGATACGTTTGCCCTGTTTTGTGAGGGTGGATTTGATGCATCATATCCATCTGGGCATGCTGCTCGAGCCATGATATTTGGAATTATTCTGGGATATGCGTTATCTGAAAGATTCCCACGTGGAGCCTATCTGATGTTCTTGTATCCTGCAATGATTTCATTGAGTAGAATCTATGTTTTACAACACTATCCTATGGATGTGATAGGTGGAACTGTTATTGGAATAATGCTTGCAGGTGTGATGGCAAATAGAACAAAACTCTACAAAATTTTTGAAAAATCAAAAACCTAA
- a CDS encoding phosphoglycerate kinase, which produces MDNRKGVKVLTLDDFDLKGKTVFLRVDMNCPIDPETMKISGTKRIEEAIETLQSLEEAKVVVASHQGRVGNNDYTGMDKHAKVLEKLMNRKIKYVEDVIGEAAQNAIKNLENGDILLLDNLRLCAEENYEFTPENAAKTIMVTRLAKLFDLCVLDSFPSAHRSHPSIVGFPQVLPACAGRIVEREVRNLDEIMTVAKAPHVIVLGGSKVPDRLEAIKLLIQNGRADHVLLTGLIGNVFMRAQARVKSSLGIKREEEVVAKAHTLIGEYPDVFATPVDIAIDKDGERVEMDVREMGKGDKIFDLGPKTVEYYSKLIAGAGTVFISGPAGFFEKENFSYGTKALLSAVANSMATTIVSGGHLTTALKQQGLADKINHISTAGGALVLYLTGEKLPMIKALEDARIKQQSK; this is translated from the coding sequence GTGGATAATAGAAAAGGCGTGAAGGTACTCACATTAGATGATTTTGATTTAAAAGGTAAAACTGTTTTTTTAAGAGTGGACATGAATTGTCCCATCGATCCAGAAACAATGAAGATTTCAGGTACAAAAAGAATTGAAGAAGCAATTGAAACACTACAATCACTAGAAGAAGCTAAAGTGGTTGTTGCATCACATCAAGGAAGAGTTGGAAATAATGATTATACAGGAATGGACAAGCATGCCAAAGTTCTTGAAAAATTAATGAATCGTAAAATAAAATATGTTGAAGACGTTATTGGCGAAGCTGCACAAAATGCAATCAAGAATTTAGAGAATGGAGACATTTTACTTTTAGATAACCTCAGATTATGTGCTGAGGAGAATTACGAGTTTACACCAGAGAATGCAGCAAAAACAATCATGGTAACTCGCTTGGCCAAATTGTTTGATCTATGTGTATTAGATTCATTTCCTAGCGCCCATAGATCACATCCATCAATTGTTGGATTTCCACAAGTTTTACCAGCATGTGCAGGAAGAATTGTTGAAAGAGAGGTTAGAAATCTAGATGAAATAATGACAGTAGCCAAGGCACCTCACGTAATTGTTCTTGGAGGTTCCAAGGTACCAGACAGACTTGAGGCAATAAAATTACTTATTCAAAATGGCAGAGCAGACCACGTCTTACTTACAGGATTGATAGGAAATGTGTTTATGCGTGCCCAAGCTAGAGTCAAGTCATCATTAGGAATTAAAAGAGAAGAAGAAGTTGTGGCAAAAGCTCACACATTGATAGGAGAATACCCAGATGTATTTGCAACTCCGGTAGATATTGCAATTGACAAAGATGGTGAAAGAGTAGAGATGGATGTAAGAGAGATGGGTAAAGGCGATAAGATTTTTGATCTGGGCCCAAAAACTGTGGAGTATTATTCAAAATTAATTGCAGGTGCAGGAACTGTATTTATTAGTGGACCAGCGGGATTTTTTGAAAAAGAGAACTTTAGTTATGGTACAAAGGCACTACTTTCTGCTGTTGCAAATTCTATGGCAACAACTATTGTTAGTGGAGGTCATTTAACAACGGCACTAAAACAACAAGGATTAGCAGATAAAATTAATCATATCAGTACTGCAGGTGGAGCACTTGTACTTTATCTTACAGGAGAAAAATTACCAATGATAAAAGCACTTGAAGATGCTAGAATAAAACAGCAATCTAAATAG
- a CDS encoding iron-sulfur cluster assembly scaffold protein: MSSNADIYHEMIVDYSRNPINYGTIEDHDVTFHDSNPLCGDSIDIDMKIDENKVTDIKFHGKGCAICMACSSVLTEITKGKSLEDVRKIEKNDVLSELGLEHLQAVRIKCALLSLKVLKSALYTYIGKHLENTEDVDKLKEEAANLY, translated from the coding sequence ATGAGTAGCAATGCAGATATCTATCATGAAATGATTGTGGATTATTCAAGAAATCCTATAAACTATGGAACAATTGAAGATCATGATGTAACATTTCATGACTCAAATCCATTATGTGGTGACAGTATTGATATTGATATGAAAATTGATGAAAACAAGGTAACTGACATTAAATTTCATGGAAAGGGATGTGCAATTTGTATGGCATGCTCTTCTGTCCTAACTGAAATAACTAAAGGCAAAAGCCTTGAGGATGTAAGAAAGATTGAAAAAAATGACGTTCTTAGTGAATTAGGTCTTGAACACCTACAGGCTGTTCGAATAAAATGTGCCTTGCTATCTCTTAAGGTACTCAAATCCGCACTTTATACCTACATTGGAAAACATCTTGAAAATACAGAAGATGTGGATAAACTAAAAGAAGAGGCAGCAAATCTGTACTAG
- a CDS encoding cysteine desulfurase, producing MQTAESSFENLRKDFPILKRTVRDNKHLVYLDNASTTQKPNQVIDAITNYYQNHNANIHRAVYALAEEATQAYEETRDKIAKFVNIKDRQEIIFVRGTTEAINLVAYAWGRPHIKEGDIIVTTEYEHHSNIVPWQILTQEKHAKLEYIGMDDNGELILDDLDKLIATGKVKLVTFSLMSNVLGTITDAQKIIEKCKAAGIPTLVDGAQAVPHMKVDLEKLGCDFFAFSGHKMLGPTGIGVLWVRKPVLETMSPFHGGGDMIREVHKYETTWNDLPYKFEAGTPNIADVVGLGAAIDYLTKIGMDNIREHEVELTKYAIEKLSQVKGLHIYGTKDISKRGGVISFNFADVHPHDVAQIIDEEGIAVRSGHHCAQVLMERLNVAATSRASFYIYNTKEDIDVLVNSLNIVAKVFKL from the coding sequence ATGCAAACTGCAGAATCATCTTTTGAAAATCTAAGAAAAGACTTTCCAATACTTAAAAGAACTGTTAGAGATAACAAACATCTAGTTTATCTTGATAATGCATCTACTACACAAAAACCAAACCAAGTAATTGATGCTATTACAAACTATTATCAAAATCATAATGCAAATATCCACAGAGCAGTTTATGCTCTAGCCGAAGAAGCAACACAGGCATATGAGGAAACTAGAGATAAAATTGCAAAATTTGTCAACATCAAGGACAGACAAGAAATAATCTTTGTTAGGGGAACAACTGAAGCAATCAATCTAGTTGCATATGCATGGGGTAGGCCTCACATCAAAGAAGGAGACATTATTGTTACTACTGAATACGAACATCACAGCAACATTGTTCCTTGGCAAATTCTTACACAAGAAAAACATGCAAAATTAGAATACATTGGAATGGATGATAACGGCGAATTAATTTTAGATGATCTTGACAAACTTATTGCTACAGGAAAAGTAAAACTTGTAACATTTAGTCTGATGTCCAATGTCCTTGGTACGATTACTGATGCTCAAAAAATCATTGAAAAATGCAAGGCTGCAGGAATTCCCACCTTAGTTGATGGGGCTCAAGCAGTTCCACACATGAAAGTTGACCTGGAAAAATTGGGATGTGACTTTTTTGCATTTTCAGGGCATAAGATGCTTGGTCCAACAGGAATTGGTGTCTTGTGGGTTAGAAAACCTGTACTTGAAACTATGAGTCCTTTCCATGGTGGTGGAGATATGATTCGTGAAGTTCACAAATATGAAACTACATGGAATGATTTGCCTTACAAATTTGAAGCAGGAACTCCAAACATTGCTGATGTTGTAGGACTAGGTGCTGCAATTGATTATCTGACAAAGATAGGAATGGATAACATACGAGAACATGAAGTTGAACTAACAAAATATGCTATTGAAAAACTATCTCAAGTAAAAGGACTTCACATCTACGGTACTAAAGATATCTCAAAGCGAGGTGGCGTTATCTCATTTAATTTTGCAGACGTGCATCCACATGATGTTGCACAAATCATTGATGAGGAAGGAATTGCAGTACGTTCTGGACACCATTGTGCTCAAGTCTTGATGGAAAGACTAAATGTTGCAGCAACTTCGAGAGCTAGTTTTTACATTTACAACACTAAAGAAGACATTGATGTTCTTGTTAATTCATTAAATATAGTAGCAAAGGTGTTTAAGTTATGA
- a CDS encoding Rieske 2Fe-2S domain-containing protein, whose translation MSEWIKACNLDQVKEGQLFGFTHDDKKILLANLKGKIYATDLICTHADADLSTGILSDEGVRCPLHLSVFNLENGEPQNLPAETPLKVYNVKIDDSKIYLEV comes from the coding sequence CTGTCTGAATGGATAAAAGCTTGTAATCTAGATCAAGTAAAAGAAGGACAACTTTTCGGTTTTACACATGATGATAAAAAAATTCTTTTGGCAAATCTTAAAGGAAAAATTTATGCAACAGACCTAATCTGTACACATGCTGATGCAGACCTGTCAACAGGTATTCTAAGTGATGAAGGAGTTAGGTGTCCATTACATCTCTCTGTTTTCAATTTAGAGAATGGTGAACCTCAAAATCTTCCTGCTGAAACCCCCCTTAAGGTATACAATGTTAAAATAGATGACAGCAAAATTTACTTGGAGGTTTAA
- the sufD gene encoding Fe-S cluster assembly protein SufD gives MSQTLSKLDTSHIDEISSFLNEPDWLKNYRKDSLSVYASLPLELSPLYNKYTDAKKMDPEKVSLSASTAQTAPSFLQKRLGELENEICIIQIGANITKINLPDDLKSKGLVISSISDAIANNPELVKKALEASKSQDDKFTALNNAAFNSGVFIHIPRNLVLERPIHFLSCLSNDGHSVISRNIIFADESSKATVVQELYSPKSDSQQAYLELLNTNVAANAQLDVTTLQMIDQHAVNFSTRRTDLAQDAKINWYSGLFGSMLSRYKIDYFLNGTGASSNDSEVVFGNNEQSFDIQTNVNHESPATEGRVVEKSILRNKSKSLFKGMIRIKENATKSNSFLSGRSILLDKDAKSDAIPGLEIFTNDVKATHSASVAQIDEEQIFYLKTRCLSHEEAERTIVEGFLEPLSRKMSYQVRAWIAYLIESKWDNRELTINTDEELTKFVEIEETRYNEDAEIEQHYKYR, from the coding sequence ATGTCACAAACTCTCTCTAAATTAGATACAAGTCACATCGATGAAATCTCTTCATTTCTAAATGAGCCAGATTGGCTAAAAAATTACAGAAAGGATTCGCTATCTGTTTATGCTAGTCTTCCACTTGAGTTATCTCCTCTTTACAACAAGTACACTGATGCAAAAAAGATGGATCCTGAAAAGGTTTCATTGTCTGCATCAACTGCACAAACAGCCCCATCATTTCTTCAAAAAAGATTAGGAGAGCTTGAAAATGAAATCTGTATTATTCAAATTGGAGCAAATATTACAAAAATCAACTTACCTGATGATCTTAAATCAAAGGGGTTGGTAATCTCATCTATCTCGGATGCAATTGCCAACAACCCTGAACTTGTCAAAAAAGCACTTGAGGCATCAAAATCTCAAGATGACAAATTTACTGCATTAAACAATGCTGCATTCAACTCAGGAGTGTTTATCCACATTCCACGCAATTTAGTTTTAGAGAGACCAATTCATTTCTTATCTTGCTTGTCTAATGATGGACACTCTGTCATATCTAGAAACATCATCTTTGCTGATGAAAGCAGCAAGGCAACAGTTGTACAGGAACTATATTCTCCAAAATCTGATTCTCAACAAGCATATCTTGAGTTACTTAACACCAATGTTGCAGCAAATGCACAACTAGATGTTACAACATTACAAATGATTGATCAGCATGCAGTTAATTTCTCTACAAGAAGAACTGATCTTGCACAAGATGCAAAAATAAACTGGTATTCTGGTCTCTTTGGCTCTATGCTATCGAGATACAAAATTGATTATTTCTTAAACGGGACAGGTGCATCATCAAATGACTCTGAAGTAGTCTTTGGTAATAATGAGCAATCATTTGACATTCAAACAAATGTAAACCATGAGAGTCCTGCAACTGAAGGACGTGTAGTTGAAAAATCAATTCTCAGAAACAAATCAAAATCTTTATTCAAAGGCATGATTAGGATTAAAGAAAATGCCACAAAATCAAACTCTTTTCTATCTGGACGTTCAATTTTACTAGACAAAGATGCAAAGTCAGATGCAATTCCTGGACTAGAGATTTTCACAAATGACGTAAAGGCAACACACTCTGCATCCGTTGCTCAAATTGATGAAGAACAAATTTTCTACCTAAAAACAAGATGCCTAAGCCATGAAGAGGCTGAAAGAACTATTGTTGAAGGATTTCTAGAACCACTTTCTAGAAAGATGTCTTACCAAGTCAGAGCATGGATTGCTTATCTTATTGAATCTAAATGGGACAATCGTGAACTTACTATTAACACCGATGAGGAATTAACCAAATTCGTTGAGATAGAAGAAACACGCTATAATGAAGATGCAGAAATAGAACAACATTACAAGTATAGGTGA
- the sufB gene encoding Fe-S cluster assembly protein SufB, whose amino-acid sequence MATENLDMDYSKYDFKDSTELYVHLSKKGLTKETVIGISKMKDEPQWMLDFRLRSYEIFMKKPMPTWGGDLSVIDFQNIYYYAKASEKTEKSWDDVPADVKNTFDKLGIPEAEKKFLAGVGAQYESEVVYHSLREDLAKQGVLFLDTDSALKEHPEIFKKYFGKIIPPEDNKFAALNSAVWSGGSFIYVPPGVKVDMPLQAYFRINAENIGQFERTLIIVDEGADVHYIEGCTAPVYSSESLHSAVVELVAHKDAHLRYTTIQNWSNDVYNLVTKRAYAYEGATVEWIDGNIGSKLTMKYPGVYLMGERAYGETLSIAFAGKDQHQDTGAKMVHLAPNTTSKITSKSVSRLNGRSTYRGLLNVAKGATGVKSTVRCDALLLDDTSKTDTYPYMEINQEDATITHEATVGKIGDEQIFYLMSRGFSEEEALSLIVNGFMEPFTKELPMEYAVELNRLIKLEMDDSVG is encoded by the coding sequence ATGGCAACTGAAAACCTCGATATGGATTATTCAAAATATGATTTTAAGGACTCTACAGAATTGTATGTCCACCTTAGCAAGAAAGGCCTGACTAAGGAAACAGTAATTGGCATCAGTAAAATGAAAGATGAGCCACAATGGATGCTTGATTTTAGATTGCGTTCTTATGAAATTTTCATGAAAAAACCAATGCCAACCTGGGGTGGAGATCTTAGTGTCATTGATTTTCAAAATATCTACTATTATGCAAAAGCATCTGAAAAGACAGAAAAGAGCTGGGATGATGTTCCAGCAGACGTCAAAAATACTTTTGACAAATTAGGAATTCCAGAAGCTGAAAAGAAATTCTTGGCAGGTGTTGGTGCACAATACGAATCAGAAGTTGTATATCACAGCTTAAGAGAAGATTTAGCAAAACAAGGTGTTCTGTTTTTGGATACTGATTCAGCATTAAAGGAACATCCAGAAATTTTCAAAAAATACTTTGGAAAGATTATTCCTCCTGAGGATAACAAGTTTGCAGCACTAAACAGTGCAGTTTGGAGTGGTGGTTCATTCATCTATGTTCCACCTGGTGTCAAAGTTGACATGCCACTACAAGCTTACTTTAGAATTAATGCAGAAAACATTGGTCAGTTTGAAAGAACATTGATCATTGTAGATGAAGGTGCAGATGTTCACTATATCGAAGGATGTACTGCTCCTGTTTACTCTTCAGAATCATTGCATTCTGCAGTTGTTGAGCTGGTTGCACACAAAGATGCACATCTAAGATATACAACAATCCAAAACTGGAGTAACGATGTTTACAATCTCGTAACAAAACGAGCTTATGCATATGAAGGTGCTACAGTTGAATGGATTGATGGAAACATTGGAAGTAAACTCACAATGAAGTATCCAGGTGTTTATCTTATGGGCGAACGTGCATATGGTGAAACATTATCTATTGCATTTGCAGGTAAGGACCAACACCAAGATACTGGTGCAAAAATGGTTCATTTGGCACCAAACACTACCTCTAAAATTACATCCAAATCCGTAAGCAGATTGAATGGACGTTCCACTTACAGAGGACTACTCAATGTAGCAAAGGGCGCAACTGGTGTAAAATCCACTGTGAGATGTGATGCATTACTCTTAGATGATACATCAAAGACTGATACATATCCTTACATGGAAATTAATCAGGAAGATGCCACTATTACCCACGAAGCAACAGTTGGAAAAATTGGTGATGAGCAAATCTTCTATCTTATGAGTAGAGGCTTTTCAGAAGAAGAGGCATTGTCCTTAATTGTTAATGGTTTCATGGAACCATTTACAAAAGAACTTCCAATGGAATATGCAGTAGAACTAAACAGACTCATCAAACTAGAGATGGACGACTCTGTGGGATAA
- a CDS encoding uroporphyrinogen-III synthase: MLDGKTIAITRSKDDAAEFISLSEQNNATPIALPTIELVSKGEKIVDEFLESVKTYNPDYSVFMSSKAVKLLFDTAKQSGKLETLQLAVANTIVLSVGPKTTIALEEQGIKVNHQPAETFSSVGIGELFTQLTAVGKKVIVPRSGASTPFLKELLNKIGIDVFEIHLYDVCAFRDTTQWNGFRELFSQNKIDGIVFTSASSVRGFFEIMEKDYDQNTLLDNLAKLSVVSIGPFTSDELKKFKVKNTVAEVHTVAGAFDAMKNTLTIA, encoded by the coding sequence ATGCTTGATGGAAAGACTATAGCAATTACTCGCTCCAAAGATGATGCTGCTGAGTTTATTTCTCTATCTGAGCAAAATAATGCAACACCTATTGCATTACCAACAATTGAACTTGTCAGCAAAGGAGAAAAAATTGTAGATGAATTTTTAGAATCAGTAAAAACTTACAACCCTGACTATTCTGTTTTTATGAGTTCAAAGGCTGTAAAACTATTGTTTGATACTGCAAAACAATCTGGAAAACTCGAAACACTGCAATTAGCAGTAGCAAACACAATTGTGCTCTCTGTTGGCCCAAAAACCACTATTGCCCTTGAAGAACAAGGAATCAAAGTTAATCATCAGCCTGCAGAAACATTCTCCTCTGTTGGTATCGGAGAATTATTCACACAACTTACTGCTGTTGGCAAAAAAGTCATAGTTCCTAGGAGCGGTGCATCTACACCATTTCTAAAAGAACTCTTAAACAAAATAGGCATAGATGTTTTTGAAATTCACTTGTATGATGTTTGTGCATTCAGAGATACCACTCAATGGAATGGATTCAGAGAGCTATTCTCTCAAAACAAGATTGATGGGATTGTATTTACCAGTGCATCATCAGTTAGAGGATTCTTTGAAATTATGGAAAAAGATTATGATCAAAATACCTTGTTGGATAATCTTGCCAAACTATCCGTAGTTTCTATTGGACCGTTTACTTCCGACGAATTAAAAAAATTCAAAGTCAAAAATACAGTCGCTGAAGTCCATACTGTTGCAGGCGCATTTGATGCAATGAAAAACACTTTAACTATTGCATAA
- the cobA gene encoding uroporphyrinogen-III C-methyltransferase — MTGKVYLVGAGPGDSKLITLRAVELLKKADVVLYDRLVSKKIISMIPKKTDKVYVGRAVGDDTTHQNTTNDLMVKYAKSKKNVVRLKGGDPIIFGRGGEEAEFLKENKVRYEIVPGITSGIGSATYAGIPLTHRKHASSVVFVTGHEDPEKKQEIVKWKRLAKSVDTIVIMMGLSRIDIICKQLVAGGMDKKTPVAVIQNGTTPKQKMIKGTVTNIAKKVKENKITPPSNIIIGKVVDLSDTIGWK, encoded by the coding sequence ATGACAGGAAAGGTGTATCTTGTTGGAGCCGGACCCGGGGATAGTAAATTAATTACACTTCGAGCAGTTGAATTGCTCAAAAAGGCAGATGTAGTTTTGTATGATAGACTAGTTAGCAAAAAAATTATTTCCATGATCCCTAAAAAAACTGATAAAGTCTATGTAGGACGGGCAGTAGGTGATGACACTACTCATCAAAATACCACAAATGATCTGATGGTAAAATATGCAAAATCAAAAAAGAACGTTGTCAGACTAAAGGGAGGCGATCCAATAATCTTTGGACGCGGTGGAGAAGAAGCAGAATTTCTCAAAGAAAACAAGGTAAGATATGAAATTGTACCTGGTATAACTTCAGGAATTGGCTCTGCCACTTATGCCGGAATTCCACTGACTCATCGTAAACATGCCTCGTCCGTTGTCTTTGTAACTGGTCATGAGGATCCTGAAAAGAAACAAGAGATTGTAAAATGGAAGAGACTTGCAAAGTCTGTTGACACAATAGTAATTATGATGGGGTTATCTCGAATTGATATTATCTGTAAACAACTGGTTGCAGGTGGAATGGATAAAAAAACTCCAGTTGCTGTAATTCAAAATGGAACTACTCCTAAACAAAAAATGATTAAAGGAACAGTCACAAACATTGCAAAAAAAGTTAAAGAAAATAAAATAACTCCTCCATCTAATATCATAATTGGTAAAGTTGTTGACCTGTCAGATACAATTGGGTGGAAATAA
- the hemC gene encoding hydroxymethylbilane synthase, protein MKYVVGARGSQLSIAQTNWVIDELKKANPDAEYEIKTITTKGDTDNRPLFTIDQKGIFEKEIDKAVALKEIDFAVHSLKDVPSELDENLILACIPKREAVNDVFISPDGSSLDSIKPGAVIGTSSLRRAVQVSRKRPDVTVKPIRGNIETRIKKISGDNYDAIVLAKAGITRLGLDVKHTELSTDDFSPSPGQGAIAIVARADDSQTIEMLKRIEDADSRLEIEAERTLSDFVDSGCRFPVGAYAKSNDSDITLTVTAFSVDGKQSLHVSKTGDKNNPKSLGKSAGEELRKKGVNDLALNWREKVEEWNKT, encoded by the coding sequence TTGAAGTATGTGGTAGGGGCCAGAGGCAGCCAGTTATCTATCGCTCAAACAAATTGGGTCATTGATGAATTAAAAAAAGCAAATCCTGATGCAGAATATGAAATTAAAACAATTACAACAAAAGGCGATACTGATAACAGACCCTTATTTACAATAGACCAGAAAGGAATTTTTGAAAAAGAGATTGATAAGGCAGTCGCACTAAAGGAAATTGATTTTGCAGTCCATAGTCTAAAAGATGTTCCATCAGAGTTAGATGAGAATCTAATTTTAGCTTGTATCCCAAAAAGAGAAGCAGTAAATGATGTGTTTATCTCACCTGATGGATCTTCACTTGATTCAATAAAACCTGGTGCTGTGATTGGAACAAGTTCACTCAGGAGGGCAGTCCAAGTATCTAGAAAAAGACCTGATGTTACAGTTAAACCAATTCGCGGAAACATTGAAACTCGAATAAAAAAAATATCTGGAGACAACTATGATGCAATTGTTCTTGCAAAAGCAGGAATAACTAGATTAGGACTTGATGTAAAACACACCGAACTATCTACTGATGACTTTTCTCCTTCACCTGGTCAGGGAGCAATAGCTATTGTTGCAAGAGCTGATGATTCACAAACAATTGAGATGCTCAAAAGAATTGAGGACGCTGACTCTCGTTTGGAGATTGAGGCAGAACGTACATTATCTGACTTTGTTGATTCTGGATGTAGATTTCCAGTTGGTGCATATGCAAAGTCTAATGACTCTGATATTACACTAACAGTAACTGCATTTTCTGTTGATGGAAAGCAATCTCTTCACGTAAGCAAGACTGGTGATAAAAACAATCCAAAATCTCTTGGCAAAAGTGCTGGAGAAGAACTTCGCAAGAAAGGGGTAAATGATCTTGCATTAAATTGGAGAGAAAAAGTGGAGGAATGGAATAAGACATGA